Proteins found in one Neomonachus schauinslandi chromosome 1, ASM220157v2, whole genome shotgun sequence genomic segment:
- the DNAJB8 gene encoding dnaJ homolog subfamily B member 8 has protein sequence MANYYEVLGVQSSASPEDIKKAYRKLALRWHPDKNPDNKEEAEKKFKQVSEAYEVLSDSKKRSMYDRAGCDGWRAGGGASTPYSSPFDSGYTFRNPEDIFREFFGGLDPFSFDFWDAPFNSDRAGQGHGLRGAFSAGFGEFPAFMEAFSSFDTLGRAGGGSTSRTTFSSTSFGGSGAGSSGFKSVMSSTEMVNGHKVTTKRIVENGQERVEVEEDGQLKSVTINGKEQLKRVDNK, from the coding sequence ATGGCCAACTACTACGAAGTGCTGGGGGTGCAGTCGAGCGCCTCCCCGGAGGACATCAAGAAGGCCTACCGCAAGCTGGCCTTGCGCTGGCACCCCGACAAGAACCCCGACAACAAGGAGGAGGCCGAGAAGAAGTTCAAGCAGGTGTCCGAGGCTTACGAGGTCCTGTCCGACTCCAAGAAGCGCTCCATGTACGACCGCGCGGGCTGCGACGGCTGGCGGGCGGGTGGCGGGGCCAGCACCCCCTACAGCAGCCCCTTCGACTCGGGCTACACCTTCCGGAACCCCGAGGACATTTTCCGTGAGTTTTTCGGCGGCCTGGACCCCTTCTCGTTTGACTTCTGGGACGCCCCTTTCAACAGTGACCGCGCTGGCCAGGGCCACGGCCTGAGGGGGGCCTTCTCGGCCGGCTTCGGCGAGTTCCCGGCCTTCATGGAAGCCTTCTCGTCCTTCGACACCCTGGGCCGGGCCGGCGGCGGCAGCACCAGCCGCACCACCTTCTCGTCCACCTCCTTCGGCGGCTCGGGCGCCGGCAGCTCAGGCTTCAAGTCGGTGATGTCGTCCACCGAGATGGTCAACGGACACAAGGTCACCACCAAGCGCATCGTGGAGAACGGGCAGGAGCGCGTGGAGGTGGAGGAGGACGGGCAGCTCAAGTCGGTGACCATCAACGGCAAGGAGCAGCTCAAGCGGGTGGACAACAAGTGA